From a single Cryptococcus neoformans var. neoformans B-3501A chromosome 3, whole genome shotgun sequence genomic region:
- a CDS encoding hypothetical protein (HMMPfam hit to DUF409, Protein of unknown function (DUF409), score: 71.0, E(): 3e-18) gives MAKLSPLTLIFIAACLSRILHLTILSGLSKALPLFDTSPSLLLSSPPPALRWDAIHFASVAYNGYEYEQQVAFQPGWLAVMRLAGEGVRFIRAASVVELKDVILGGTIVANVAFVAATLVLYKLTKHIFNPTFAFLTSLLYLLPPTATPSAPYTEPIYSLLTFSGIYLLSIKRQMVLAGLCFAGATTIRSTGIFNSITLMCFAVFGDAHIFDLDPKDYCKIRKKLKPFLSAILVVAPFFMFQHYTETVFCTRELKRASTARPWCSNSPPVSYGFVQKLYWNVGPFEYWTVSQLPNFALAMPILFSSLAGVVKFFSHLVSSSQVLNHGTEEIPPPPILFELYSVHVLTMALLLFTSHTQITLRVCLGDPVVWWNAVKLGFDNVQIGEAPMGQVKVNKFGRYWIGWTVVWGAVAAVLWAGHYPPA, from the exons ATGGCGAAGCTGTCACCTCTCACTCTGATCTTCATCGCTGCCTGTCTTTCACGCATACTTCATCTCACAATCCTCTCTGGCCTCAGCAAGGCTCTGCCTCTGTTCGATACATCACCATCTCTCCTGctctcttccccaccacccGCCTTACGATGGGATGCTATTCATTTTGCGTCTGTAGCTTACAATGGGTACGAATATGAGCAACAGGTCGCTTTTCAGCCAGGATGGCTTGCCGTGATGCGACTGGCGGGCGAGGGTGTGAGGTTTATAAGGGCAGCATCAGTCGTAGAACTGAAGGATGTGATACTGGGAGGCACAATCGTGGCTAATGTTGCCTTCGTGGCTGCGACCTTGGTGCTTTACAA ACTGACGAAACACATCTTCAACCCAACGTTCGCATTTCTTACATCCCTACTCTACCTCCTACCGCCCACGGCCACTCCTTCAGCACCCTATACAGAACCTATCTACTCTCTTCTGACATTCTCAGGCATCTATCTTCTGTCTATCAAGCGACAAATGGTACTTGCTGGTCTTTGTTTTGCAGGGGCAACCACCATCAGGTCCACTGGCATTTTCAACTCAATCACGCTCATGTGTTTCGCTGTTTTCGGTGATGCACACATATTCGATCTCGACCCTAAGGATTACTGTAAG ATTCGTAAAAAATTGAAGCCTTTTCTGTCGGCAATCCTCGTGGTCGCGCCATTCTTCATGTTCCAGCATTACACTGAGACTGTATTCTGTACGAGAGAATTGAAGCGGGCAAGTACTGCTCGTCCATGGTGCAGTAACAGCCCACCAGTGTCTTATGGTTTCGTTCAAAAGCTGTACTG GAATGTTGGACCGTTTGAATATTGGACAGTATCTCAACTTCCAAACTTTGCACTGGCAATGCCtatccttttttcctccttggcCGGCGTCGTCAAGTTCTTCTCCCACTTGGTATCTTCCTCTCAAGTTCTTAATCACGGCACTGAAGAAATCCCACCGCCTCCTATACTATTCGAGCTCTATTCTGTCCATGTTCTGACCATGGCGCTGCTGTTATTCACCAGTCATACTCAGATAACCCTACGGGTCTGCCTAGGTGATCCCGTGGTTTGGTGGAATGCGGTCAAATTAGGATTTGACAATGTTCAAATTGGCGAGGCCCCCATGGGGCAAGTCAAGGTGAATAAGTTTGGAAGATACTGGATAGGCTGGACTGTGGTTTGGGGCGCAGTAGCTGCCGTATTATGGGCAGGACACTACCCACCTGCATAG
- a CDS encoding hypothetical protein (HMMPfam hit to Fumble, Fumble, score: 433.9, E(): 1.8e-127), whose amino-acid sequence MPAQSSMPDISIPQARRIVVDTTGAQIVQEESPATRDSRGIYLPHYTEPVSHIAIDVGGSLAKVVYFTRSNLPISATPTSSGTSSPFLPPSQSVSQPTPIVTERSPMSSYFPRDSPTLNPHSHAPFDPSPAEPRRPTVNGALTPATLSEDNATTPLPAKSKHRSRNSIHNPLPPPLPGGLLNFARFETDNIEELIIFLQDLISSSATANRVSLEKMKRNVKVMATGGGAHKYYDRLADELGVEVHREEEMECLIRGLGFVTRVPEEVFYFSEELVYKVSHAGSASEQALTIPASELPRPSPMPPAYQVTFAPIPSDDDPVPHFPCLVVNIGSGVSIVKVDEDGSFERVSGTSLGGGTLWGLLSLLTDAESFDEMLLLSEKGDNSAVDMLVGDIYGSDYNKIGLKSSTIASSFGKVFKKGSNAERRKRFKQEDIAKSLLYAISNNIGYMNAAKYGLDKVFFGGCFIRGHAATISTLSYAIRFWSKGTMTACFLRHEGFLGAIGAWIKNVGELDENGSPLQKHSD is encoded by the exons ATGCCTGCACAATCATCTATGCCAGATATCTCAATTCCTCAGGCCAGGCGAATAGTGGTAGATACCACCGGGGCGCAAATAGTTCAGGAGGAGTCACCTGCA ACTCGAGACTCCCGCGGTATCTATTTACCTCATTATACTGAGCCAGTTTCGCACATTGCCATAGAC GTTGGAGGTTCATTGGCAAAAGTTGTCTACTTCACCCGTTCAAATCTCCCTATATCCGCAACACCCACTTCATCCGGaacatcatctcctttccttccgcCTTCCCAGTCTGTGAGCCAGCCAACGCCTATCGTCACCGAGCGGTCTCCCATGTCCTCTTATTTCCCCAGAGATTCACCAACGCTCAACCCTCATTCTCATGCACCTTTTGACCCTTCACCAGCAGAGCCACGTCGCCCAACTGTAAATGGTGCTCTCACCCCAGCCACCCTGTCAGAGGACAATGCTACGACACCCTTACCGGCAAAGAGCAAACACAGATCACGTAACTCCATTCATAACCCTTTACCACCTCCTTTACCTGGGGGTCTTTTGAACTTCGCTCGCTTTGAAACCGACAATATCGAGGAGCTTATTATTTTCCTTCAAGATCTGATATCGTCATCAGCAACAGCCAACAGAGTCTcgttggagaagatgaagcgtAACGTCAAGGTCATGGCAACCGGCGGTGGAGCGCACAAATATTACGACAGGCTGGCTGATGAGTTAGGGGTGGAAGTGCATcgcgaggaagagatggaatgCCTAATCAGGGGCCTGGGATTCGTGACTAGAGTGCCCGAAGAGGTTTTCTACTTCTCAGAGGAACTGGTCTATAAGGTTTCACACGCAGGTTCCGCTTCTGAACAGGCGCTCACTATCCCAGCATCCGAACTACCGAGACCTTCACCAATGCCGCCGGCATACCAGGTTACGTTTGCCCCAATACCGTCAGACGACGATCCTGTGCCCCATTTCCCATGCCTGGTGGTGAATATTGGCAGCGGTGTCAGCATTGTAAAAGTGGACGAAGACGGTAGTTTTGAGCGCGTGAGCGGGACATCTCTTGGGGGAGGAACGTTATGGGGGTTGCTGAGTCTCTTGACTGATGCCGAATCATTTGATG AGATGCTGCTGCTATCggaaaaaggagacaaTTCTGCTGTCGATATGCTTGTTGGCGACATCTATGGCTCGGACTACAACAAGATAGGTCTTAAGTCATCAACCATTGCATCGTCGTTTGGAAAGGTGTTTAAAAAAGGCTCGAACgcggagaggaggaagagatttAAGCAAGAAGATATCGCAAAGAGTCTCCTTTATGCTATCAGTAATAACATTGG GTACATGAACGCGGCCAAATACGGTCTAGATAAGGTCTTTTTCGGAGGTTGCTTTATTCGAG GACATGCTGCTACCATTTCTACTCTGTCTTATGCTATTCGCTTCTGGAGCAAAGGCACTATGACGGCGTGTTTTCTCAGACACGAGGGATTCTT GGGAGCGATTGGGGCTTGGATCAAGAATGTGGGAGAATTAGACGAGAATGGAAGCCCTTTACAAAAGCATTCAGATTAG
- a CDS encoding hypothetical protein (Match to ESTs gb|CF186361.1|CF186361, gb|CF190772.1|CF190772) yields the protein MLFSNVVFPLFTLSFAAPAVSAMHLNPAHAKRAAVAHRDIGSVKLARSEDAVIAGRNKEKRLVRKKKRSTCQAKFNATSSSIDSGTSSSVTASATATNAIGNIENWANGSASASSSNAEMTSTSSAFSAAQTAASTSGWYLVEEWSGSTFFDNWSFWDYSDPTHGTVDYVSASEAWNEGLISINSAGHAIMSVDTTEVVSGGRKSVRIHGNKIWNGGMVIMDAYHMPTGCGTWPAWWQNGPNWPEGGEIDILEGVNDFTQNQVSIHTGVGCTIPSDTNDKQLATLTTGSFDSYDCSSADTSNQGCGARDETNDNSYGANFNSVNGGVYAMRWDKSGIAAWFFQRNDIPSDITNNSPDPSTWGTPVAYFASDSCDPYEFFYDHFNIFDTTFCGDWAGADGVWNNAGYAGQDQSCAAITGYSTCSDYVLNKGSSFSEAFWEIASVKYYNSTTEV from the exons ATGCTCTTCTCTAACGTCGTCTTTCCCCTGTTCACCTTATCTTTTGCTGCGCCTGCAGTTTCCGCCATGCACCTTAACCCAGCGCATGCGAAGCGTGCTGCTGTGGCTCATCGAGATATTGGGTCTGTCAAACTTGCTCGCAGTGAAGATGCCGTTATCGCTGGGCGAAACAAGGAGAAGCGACTTGTgcgcaagaagaagaggtctACTTGTCAAGCCAAATTCAACGCTACATCCTCATCTATTGACTCTGggacttcttcctctgtgaCAGCAAGTGCGACTGCGACGAATGCCATTGGAAACATTGAGAACTGGGCAAATGGCAGTGCCTCTGCATCGTCTTCCAATGCTGAGATGACCTCCACATCAAGTGCCTTTTCTGCTGCTCAGACTGCCGCTTCTACTTCGGGCTGGTATCTCGTTGAAGAATGG TCTGGCAGTACTTTCTTTGATAACTGGAGCTTCTGGGATTACTCAGATCCTACTCATGGTACCGTTGATTACGTTTCTGCTTCTGAGGCATGGAACGAGGGTCTCATCTCCATTAACTCTGCTGGACACGCTATCATGAGTGTGGACACTACTGAAGTTGTTTCAGGCGGAAGGAAGTCGGTTCGAATCCACGGCAACAAAAT TTGGAACGGAGGCATGGTCATCATGGACGCCTATCACATGCCTACTGGCTGTGGCACTTGGCCTGCCTGGTGGCAAAACGGTCCTAACTGGCCTGAAGGTGGTGAAATCGATATTCTTGAAGGCGTGAACGATTTTACTCAAAATCAAGTCTCTATCCATACCGGTGTGGGCTGTACTATCCCCTCTGACACCAATGACAAGCAATTGGCCACTCTTACCACTGGCAGTTTTGACTCCTACGACTGCTCGTCTGCCGACACCTCCAATCAAGGTTGTGGTGCCCGTGACGAGACCAACGATAATTCTTACGGTGCTAACTTCAACAGCGTAAATGGTGGTGTCTATGCCA TGCGATGGGACAAGTCCGGCATCGCCGCCTGGTTCTTCCAACGAAACGATATTCCTTCTGACATTACGAACAACTCCCCCGACCCTTCCACTTGGGGCACTCCCGTTGCCTACTTCGCTTCAGACAGCTGCGACCCCTACGAGTTCTTCTATGACCACTTCAACATC TTTGACACTACTTTTTGTG GTGACTGGGCCGGCGCCGACGGTGTTTGGAACAATGCTGGCTATGCCGGTCAGGACCAGAGCTGTGCTGCAATCACGGGGTATTCAACCTGCTCCGACTACGTGCTCAACAAAggctcttccttttctgaAGCCTTTTGGGAG ATTGCATCTGTTAAGTACTACAACTCCACCACTGAAGTCTAA
- a CDS encoding hypothetical protein (HMMPfam hit to PI-PLC-X, Phosphatidylinositol-specific phospholipase C, X domain, score: 231.9, E(): 1.1e-66; HMMPfam hit to PI-PLC-Y, Phosphatidylinositol-specific phospholipase C, Y domain, score: 148.6, E(): 1.3e-41), whose product MIALTDEIYFLWVKTLKQLVSITLDRQVTDITPSDPDMLWIRQLWPLGTKAINREKAEALCAQIGLQIKADGMLDITVFHDLIKASQTRPDINQVYRDLTLSGLLDKGRVVSFLTHIQRIPSSSVENVFNRYKSGDLWTIDSLTSFLSSSDNTPNQPQDMTHPLQHYFISSSHNTYLVGEQWKGESTVEGYIRVLLAGCRCVEMDVQSGDVEPVVYHRKTLTSSVPVRDICRAIKQYGFVTSPYPIIISTEIHCASEQQNRLAIILKEVFGDMLVSAPLVEEFSELPSPEDLKGKILFKAKPPKPELNSPKLEANLFYQESPSSTDSDTSFVRLARRLSIQSKTERPDIFSPQLSELLVYTHGVKYQGFSKLNEYLPSHQFSVSERTAAKILKVNKVDWIKHNFKHISRVYPRGTRLGSTNFNPVDSWSAGCQIVALNWQTLDESILLNHAMFHDSNGYILKPLSLREKVVEVPEKYLLTVRIISGQRTPLCADLYVEAILNGKISKRTRALSQVTLNPLWDETLTFEITSTPSLLMLNFLHLEVRNKALQAQWMRPVSLAPRGYHHLPLYDSLLSRFVFATLFVKITVEKLQDVVENEKSNSI is encoded by the exons ATGATTGCCCTTACCGACGAGATATATTTCCTTTGGGTCAAGACGTTGAAGCAACTGGTATCTATCACTTTGGATCGCCAGGTTACCGACATCACGCCGTCTGACCCAGATATGCTCTGGATTAGACAGTTATGGCCTCTAGGTACCAAAGCTATTAATCGTGAAAAAGCCGAGGCCCTATGCGCTCAGATCGGATTGCAAATTAAAGCCGAT GGCATGCTAGACATCACAGTCTTTCATGACCTTATTAAAGCTAGCCAGACTCGACCTGACATCAATCAGGTTTATCGCGACCTCACTCTGAGCGGTCTTCTCGATAAGGGACGCGTTGTCTCTTTTCTTACACATATACAGCGtattccatcttcctctgtcgAGAATGTGTTCAACAGATATAAGTCTGGAGACTTGTGGACCATAGACTCTCTGACTTCCTTCTTATCCTCGTCTGACAACACTCCTAATCAACCCCAGGATATGacacatcctcttcaacattATTTCATTTCGAGTTCCCACAATACGTATCTTGTGGGAGAGCAATGGAAAGGTGAGAGCACCGTGGAGGGTTACATCCGTGTGTTGTTAGCAGGTTGTCGATGTGTAGAGA TGGATGTGCAATCTGGTGATGTTGAACCTGTCGTGTACCATCGCAAAACTTTGACATCAAGTGTCCCAGTCCGAGACATCTGCCGTGCCATTAAGCAGTACGGCTTTGTAACATCGCCTTATCCTATCATTATCTCCACTGAGATCCACTGCGCCTCAGAGCAGCAAAACCGATTGGCAATCATATTAAAGGAAGTTTTTGGTGATATGCTGGTTTCCGCTCCTCTGGTCGAGGAATTTTCGGAGTTACCTAGTCCTGAAGACCTGAAGGGCAAAATCCTTTTCAAG GCTAAACCTCCCAAACCCGAACTGAATTCACCAAAACTCGAAGCCAACCTTTTCTATCAAGAATCACCGTCTTCTACTGATTCCGATACTAGCTTCGTTCGTCTTGCTCGCCGCCTTTCAATACAATCCAAAACTGAACGTCCGGATATCTTCTCCCCCCAGCTCTCAGAACTTCTCGTCTATACCCATGGTGTAAAGTACCAAGGCTTTTCTAAGCTCAACGAATATCTACCTAGTCACCAGTTTTCAGTCTCTGAGCGAACAGCTGCCAAGATCTTGAAAGTAAACAAGGTAGACTGGATAAAGCACAATTTCAAACATATCTCAAGGGTTTATCCACGGGGTACCAGACTTGGTTCGACAAATTTTAATCCTGTCGATTCTTGGTCTGCAGGCTGTCAAATTGTGGCCTTAAATTGGCAAACCTTGGATGAATCAATATTGCTGAATCACGCCATGTTTCACGACAGTAATGGGTACATCCTTAAACCGCTTTCTCTACGTGAGAAGGTCGTTGAGGTGCCTGAAAAATACCTTCTTACGGTACGAATCATCTCTGGGCAACGCACACCACTTTGTGCCGATCTTTATGTCGAAGCAATCCTTAACGGGAAAATCTCAAAGCGCACTCGCGCACTTAGTCAAGTCACTCTCAACCCTTTATGGGATGAAACTTTGACATTTGAAATCACCAGCACACCAAGTTTATTGATGCTCAACTTTCTGCATTTAGAAGTCAGAAATAAAGCTTTGCAAGCGCAGTGGATGAGGCCAGTCAGTCTAGCACCCCGAGGCTATCACCACTTGCCATTGTACGATAGCCTTTTGTCACGATTCGTCTTCGCGACCTTATTTGTGAAAATAACGGTAGAGAAATTGCAAGATGTAGTCGAAAACGAGAAATCAAATTCGATTTAA
- a CDS encoding hypothetical protein (HMMPfam hit to IDO, Indoleamine 2,3-dioxygenase, score: 94.1, E(): 3.4e-25), whose product MFPPHTPSSRLAPSISLPPNHFLSLAPSFTQPNALYPSGAPSTSSAASNGLAPNTASLASADFEVDVRTGFLPATKNVERLSGEYEVWEEALDAARGSAVGGGVMLGGKREKDQLWRAGVESLPVVATDDLRASLPHLRRAHLVLTFLAHFYVHTTPLPGPSAQKEPTSIPPCISIPLLAVSPLLGLPPILTYADTVLWNFLPLNSLIAPSAFSNPPNRIITTFTNTRSEEQFYLISALCEIAGAEALGLMRQSLDELFIADEKALRRVTIYLKKLADQIDRISDITMTLMNEVDPEEFYHLIRPWFRGGDADGPGSVGWDYLGLAADNANVVAGTHEAESASTEGRRGKLFSGPSAGQSSLIHAIDIFLTVDHSPTEEERREAMEAAENHPEQSGVFIKMNSSPVNASTAPSASKPHGHSHGSIAPPVSNSNPSAAAPKSEATFLQRMLAYMPLPHRSFLIHLSTHPTPLRPLVLHFAASHPTLVQAYDGALESLRRFRERHMRVVSKFIVQQARRKPGERIRRLTGMEMEDDEDESTMANAGELRGTGGTALFKFLKRCRDNTTKAMLQPTGAGYELK is encoded by the exons ATGTTCCCGCCACACACACCTTCGTCCAGACTCGCACCCTCTATCTCTCTTCCGCCAAACCATTTCTTGTCCCTTgctccttccttcacccAGCCTAATGCCCTTTACCCTTCCGGCGCGCCTTCGACTTCATCTGCCGCCTCAAATGGTCTGGCACCCAATACTGCTTCTCTTGCATCAGCCGATTTTGAAGTCGATGTCCGTACCGGGTTCCTTCCGGCGACGAAGAATGTAGAACGACTCAGTGGAGAGTATGAGGTATGGGAGGAAGCGTTGGACGCGGCCCGAGGCAGCGCAGTGGGTGGCGGAGTCATGCTGGGTGGCAAACGGGAGAAGGATCAGTTATGGCGTGCAGGTGTCGAATCT TTACCGGTAGTGGCGACGGATGATCTTCGGGCATCACTGCCGCATCTGCGAAGGGCGCACCTTGTCCTCACGTTCCTCGCCCACTTTTACGTACACACAACCCCTCTCCCCGGCCCTTCAGCCCAGAAAGAGCCCACCTCCATTCCCCCTTGCATCTCCATCCCCCTTCTCGCCGTGTCTCCACTTTTGGGCCTTCCACCTATCCTCACCTATGCGGACACCGTTCTCTGGaacttccttccccttaACTCCCTCATCGCCCCCTCGGCTTTCTCTAACCCACCCAACCGCATTATCACCACATTTACAAATACCCGTTCCGAAGAACAATTCTATCTCATTTCAGCCCTTTGCGAGATTGCCGGAGCTGAAGCCCTTGGTCTAATGCGACAATCACTGGACGAGCTGTTTATTGCCGATGAAAAGGCCCTTCGAAGAGTCACCATCTATCTCAAAAAACTTGCGGATCAAATTGATCGCATCAGTGATATTACCATGACGCTCATGAATGAAGTAGATCCGGAGGAGTTCTATCACCTCATCCGTCCTTGGTTCCGCGGTGGCGATGCGGATGGGCCTGGAAGTGTTGGTTGGGATTATCTTGGACTCGCTGCGGACAACGCCAACGTTGTCGCAGGCACTCACGAGGCGGAGAGCGCCAGTACGGAAGGTCGCAGAGGTAAACTTTTTTCGGGTCCCAGTGCCGGACAGAGTTCTCTCATTCACGCCATTGACATTTTCCTCACCGTTGATCACTCTCCgactgaagaagagagaagagaagctATGGAAGCTGCCGAGAATCATCCAGAACAGAGCGGAGTATTCATTAAGATGAATTCTTCTCCTGTGAATGCTTCAACAGCACCTTCCGCCTCCAAACCTCACGGTCACAGCCATGGCTCAATCGCGCCCCCAGTCTCCAACTCCAATCCTTCGGCCGCGGCCCCAAAGTCAGAAGCCACTTTCTTGCAGCGAATGCTCGCATACATGCCTCTCCCTCACCGCTCCTTTTTGATCCACCTTTCAACCCATCCTACTCCTCTTCGGCCTCTCGTGCTGCACTTCGCGGCTTCTCACCCTACACTGGTACAAGCCTATGATGGGGCGCTAGAATCTCTTCGTCGTTTCAGAGAAAGACACATGCGGGTAGTAAGCAAGTTCATTGTGCAGCAAGCGCGGAGGAAACCCGGGGAGAGGATTAGGAGGTTGACCGgcatggagatggaggatgatgaagacgagagtaCAATGGCGAATGCGGGAGAGTTGAGAGGTACAGGTGGAACGGCGTTATTTAAGTTCCTGAAACGGTGTAGGGATAACACTACAAAAGCCATGTTGCAACCTACTGGAGCTGGTTACGAATTGAaatga